The proteins below come from a single Parazoarcus communis genomic window:
- a CDS encoding bifunctional O-acetylhomoserine aminocarboxypropyltransferase/cysteine synthase, which produces MKLETIAVHGGYSPDPTTKAVAVPIYQTTSYAFDDTQHGADLFDLKVAGNIYTRIMNPTTAVLEQRVAEMEGGIAGLAVASGMSAITYAIQTIAEAGDNIISAATLYGGTYNLFAHTFPQLGIEVRFADYRDPDAFAKLIDDRTKAIFCESVGNPLGNVTDFERLAEIAHKAGIPLIVDNTVPSPYLCRPIEHGADIVVHSLTKYLGGHGTSIGGVIVDSGKFPWAEHKTRFRRLNEPDVSYHGVVYTEALGAAAYIGRARVVPLRNMGAAISPFNAFLILQGIETVALRMDRICENALAVATYLKTHAKVSWVNYAGLPDHPDHGLVQKYMGGRASGILSFGVQGGIEGGGRFQDALKLVTRLVNIGDAKSLACHPASTTHRQLTPEEMAKAGVSPDMVRLSIGIEHIDDILADLEQALAAV; this is translated from the coding sequence ATGAAACTCGAAACAATCGCCGTGCACGGTGGCTACTCTCCCGACCCGACCACCAAGGCGGTCGCAGTACCGATTTACCAGACAACCTCCTACGCTTTCGACGACACCCAGCATGGTGCCGACCTGTTCGATCTGAAGGTGGCCGGCAACATTTACACCCGTATCATGAACCCTACCACTGCCGTGCTGGAACAGCGCGTCGCAGAAATGGAAGGCGGTATTGCGGGCCTGGCGGTTGCCTCAGGCATGTCGGCGATTACCTACGCGATCCAGACCATTGCCGAAGCCGGTGACAACATCATTTCGGCGGCGACGCTGTATGGCGGCACCTACAACCTCTTCGCGCACACCTTTCCGCAACTCGGTATCGAAGTGCGCTTTGCCGACTATCGCGACCCCGACGCTTTCGCCAAGCTGATCGACGACCGCACCAAGGCCATTTTCTGCGAATCGGTCGGCAACCCGCTGGGCAACGTCACCGACTTCGAGCGCCTCGCCGAGATCGCCCACAAGGCCGGCATCCCGCTGATCGTCGACAACACAGTGCCCTCGCCCTACCTGTGCCGCCCGATCGAGCACGGTGCCGACATCGTCGTGCATTCGCTCACCAAGTACCTTGGCGGTCACGGCACCTCGATCGGCGGCGTCATCGTGGATTCGGGCAAATTCCCCTGGGCCGAGCACAAGACGCGCTTCCGCCGCCTGAACGAACCCGACGTGTCCTATCACGGCGTGGTCTATACCGAAGCGCTCGGCGCTGCAGCCTACATCGGGCGCGCCCGTGTCGTCCCGCTGCGCAACATGGGTGCAGCGATCTCGCCCTTCAACGCCTTCCTGATTCTGCAAGGCATCGAAACGGTTGCGCTGCGCATGGACCGCATCTGCGAAAACGCGCTTGCCGTCGCTACCTACCTGAAGACGCACGCCAAGGTATCGTGGGTGAATTACGCCGGCCTGCCGGACCACCCGGACCATGGCCTTGTGCAGAAGTACATGGGCGGTCGTGCCTCGGGCATTCTGTCCTTCGGCGTTCAGGGTGGTATCGAAGGCGGCGGCCGTTTCCAGGATGCGCTCAAGCTGGTCACGCGCCTGGTGAACATCGGTGACGCAAAGTCGCTCGCCTGCCACCCGGCGTCCACCACTCACCGTCAGCTCACGCCGGAAGAAATGGCCAAGGCTGGTGTGTCGCCCGACATGGTTCGCCTGTCGATCGGCATTGAGCATATCGACGACATCCTCGCCGATCTCGAACAGGCGCTCGCCGCAGTCTGA